A genomic stretch from Budorcas taxicolor isolate Tak-1 chromosome 15, Takin1.1, whole genome shotgun sequence includes:
- the LOC128060464 gene encoding small nuclear ribonucleoprotein E produces the protein MAYRGQGQKVQKVMVQPINLIFRYLQNRSRIQVWLYEQVNMRIEGCIIGFDEYMNLVLDDAEEIHSKTKSRKQLGRIMLKGDNITLLQSVSN, from the coding sequence ATGGCATACCGGGGCCAGGGCCAGAAGGTGCAGAAGGTGATGGTGCAGCCCATCAATCTCATCTTCAGATACTTGCAAAATAGATCACGGATTCAGGTGTGGCTTTATGAGCAAGTGAATATGCGGATAGAGGGCTGTATCATTGGTTTTGATGAGTATATGAACCTTGTATTAGATGATGCAGAAGAGATTCATTCTAAAACAAAGTCAAGAAAACAACTGGGTCGGATCATGCTAAAAGGAGATAACATTACTCTGCTCCAAAGTGTCTCCAACTAG